The Bos indicus x Bos taurus breed Angus x Brahman F1 hybrid chromosome 3, Bos_hybrid_MaternalHap_v2.0, whole genome shotgun sequence genome segment TTACGAAGGCCCATCTATTACAAAATTGAGATGCCCCTATATTTTTACCTGTAATAGAGGGAAGAGTACATGCTGCCAGTAACTTGCCCATAAAGAAGGACCCTGGATGAGAGAGGGAAGGGACTGGGGTTCTAGTCCTGCCTCTGCTGCTGACAGACCTATGCAACTCTTCTCCCCCAGTCTGTAGTTACTTCCTCTCATAGtcattttctctctgtaaaaCGGGTAAGATGGACCAGACAACCGCTGGTCCTTTAGCTCCCTGATGATTCTTGCTGCTTAAACCAAATTAAACCAACTTCTTATCTGAGATCAGTGTTCCCTGAGAAGGAGATGGGAGGTTGAGTTACATGAGCAGGAACATATTTATCTTGGAAAACATCTTCTGGAAGAGCACGCACGGCTGCATGACGGTCAGGAGACTTGCAGGACAGATGACCATTAGACTACACTTAGAAGGGACAGGAAGACAGATGTTAGCTTAATAGGAAGAATGCTTTAGCAGTTAAAGCCACCTGGAATCCTGTATGGAAAAtaacaggacttccctagtggtctggtggtttaaggacccacctgccaatgcaggggacacaggttcgatccctgctccaggatgCTGAAGCATGGTCCTACATGCTGTGGGACccctaagcccctgtgccacaactactgagccccagcCCTGGAGCCTGCGAGCCCCAGtcgctgagcccacatgctgcaaccactgaagctcgCGTgctttgagcctgtgctccgaaacaagcccacacgctgcagctagagaaagcccttgctcagaaacaaagacccagcacagccataagtaaataaatatgataaaatatttttaaaaagaaaataacaaaaggaaatgtattagggggaagaaatggaaagatctgCCTTTCTGAAAGACTTCAGAAATTCAAGGGTACCTTTCTGGGTTAACATAGTTTACATGAAAATACCCCTAAGGATCTTCAAATTCTAAATGAAAGAGTAATGAGGCTGCTATGAGACCTATGTGCCCTCAGTTTGGATGAACAGGACAATCCCAtgaccagcccccaccccctcccatttGACAAGCAGAATTTCCTACCTAGATGGAAAGAGACAGGCTAGAGAAGGGACCAGGACCATTTAGCAAAGTAAGCACTGGGAGAGTAGACTGTTGGGAGTCAGAATTGAGAGCTATTGTCAAAGATCTGAATTGACTAGAAAATTCCAGAGGTTAGAATCAGGGCAGAAGTTTTCAGCACAATATAAAAGAGAACTTTATAAAAACTAGGACTTTTGATAAATAAGACTGCCTTACAAAGAACAAAGCATTTGGTCACAGGGGATGTTCAACCAATGTTCAGCCAATGGCCACCCGACCAGAGTGTCATAGAGGAGTGGTTGCAATGGGTGGGAAGTTGGTCTAGGTGACACCCGAAAGCCCTTCCCTTCCCGTTCTAGGTTGATATATGTGTCTTACGAAAGACATAGGAGCTGCCAGGTGAGGTAAAGTGCAAGGCAAAAAGTGGACTCAACTTTCCAGGGTGCACATTTGGGCTGATTCAGAATCCAGAATCTCCCCGGCTCTCCAGACATTCGGATGCCCAGGTCCCTTAAGCACCACTACTTCCCCttgtgccccacccccagccccagctcaccGGGAGATGGCAAAGAGACCAGTGAGTAGAGGGAGCAGTTTGAGGGCATCTTGAGGCAGGTAGGTGGAAAGCACGGCCAGGTTGAAGAAGTAGAGGATGAAGAGCTGGACCGACTGGGCCACATATTGCCGGTGGATCTCCACCTCCCGCCGTGGCTCCCCAAAGGGCCGAAGGGCAGCAAAGCACAGCAGGCTCAGCCCGTACACCAggatccctgggtggggttgGAGAACACACAGGATCAGGTGAGGAAGCAGGCGGCAGAGTCTGTAGCATGGGCATGGGCTCTGCACCCTGGGTGGGGCTGAGGTGGTCCTGAGTGGAGGTGGGCACACAGGGTGACAGGGTGTGGGAGGCCCTGAGGGTCCAGGTCTAGTGATGGAAACTTTCCTGCTCTCCAAGTCAGGCAGGCCCTACCCTCCAGCCCAACTCCCAGATGCCCCCTCCCTACCCACAGGGCCCAGGCTCACCCAGTACAATGGGGAAGGTGGCAAAGACCCCACAGCGCAAGGTGTAGATGAGGCGGGAACTCATGGTCGGCAGGCGTGGGGCATCGAAGGGCAGGAAGGCGTACGCCCCGTAGAGCAGGCAGGGGAAGAGGATGAGGGCGGCTCCCACTGAGGCCATGGCCCTCAGCGCCTCTCGGCCTCCACAGCCCCCACAGCCCCCACAGGAGTGGCCAGGCGGCTTCACCACTGCTTCGGCCCACTTGCACTCCGGGGGCTCAGGGTGGGTGGCCCGGGGAGGCAGGAAGGTCCGGCGGTGCTCGCCCTCACTGGCCTCACAGCACACAACGAGGTCCTCCTGGGGCCGCCGCTCAATGCACTGTAGGTCGATGGGCACGAAGGCCCGGGCTGCCTTCTCGGGCAGCAAGCTGGCTTCATCTTCAGGCAACTCCTCTAGTTTGGTGGGTGGCTCTGACTCGGGGGGCTCAGGCTCAATGTTCCTCCAGCCCGGGGGATCTGGGAACGGGGCACTGGGCTGGGGTCCAGTTCCCCAAGGCAAAGTGGCAGCCTCACTTACTGTGCTGTCTAGACCATCCTCGGTCCCCTCTCTGGCTGTGGGAGACTCAGCT includes the following:
- the TMEM79 gene encoding transmembrane protein 79, whose protein sequence is MTEPETLALLEVKGPETLEKSPPQALVPNGRKLEGEDEVESLGAESSRVGSSAESPTAREGTEDGLDSTVSEAATLPWGTGPQPSAPFPDPPGWRNIEPEPPESEPPTKLEELPEDEASLLPEKAARAFVPIDLQCIERRPQEDLVVCCEASEGEHRRTFLPPRATHPEPPECKWAEAVVKPPGHSCGGCGGCGGREALRAMASVGAALILFPCLLYGAYAFLPFDAPRLPTMSSRLIYTLRCGVFATFPIVLGILVYGLSLLCFAALRPFGEPRREVEIHRQYVAQSVQLFILYFFNLAVLSTYLPQDALKLLPLLTGLFAISRLIYWLTFAVGRSFRGFGYGLTFLPLLSMLLWNFYYMFVVEPERMLTASESRLDYPDHARSASDYRPRSRG